The following are encoded in a window of Chlorocebus sabaeus isolate Y175 chromosome 22, mChlSab1.0.hap1, whole genome shotgun sequence genomic DNA:
- the TMEM115 gene encoding transmembrane protein 115: protein MQRALPGARQHLGAILASASVVVKALCAAVLFLYLLSFAVDTGCLAVTPGYLFPPNFWIWTLATHGLMEQHVWDVAISLTTVVVAGRLLEPLWGALELLIFFSVVNVSVGLLGALAYLLTYMASFNLVYLFTVRIHGALGFLGGVLVALKQTMGDCVVLRVPQVRVSVMPMLLLALLLLLRLATLLQSPALASYGFGLLSSWVYLRFYQRHSRGRGDMADHFAFATFFPEILQPVVGLLANLVHGLLVKVKICQKTVKRYDVGAPSSITISLPGTDPQDAERRRQLALKALNERLKRVEDQSVWPSMDDDEEESGAKVDSPLPSDKAPTPPGKGAAPESSLITFEAAPSTL, encoded by the exons ATGCAACGTGCCCTgccaggcgcccgccagcacttGGGGGCCATCCTGGCCAGCGCCAGCGTGGTGGTGAAGGCTCTGTGTGCAGCGGTACTATTCCTCTACCTGCTCTCCTTCGCCGTGGACACAGGCTGCCTGGCGGTCACCCCGGGCTACCTCTTTCCCCCCAACTTCTGGATCTGGACCCTGGCCACCCATGGGCTGATGGAGCAGCATGTGTGGGACGTGGCCATCAGCCTGACCACGGTGGTGGTGGCTGGGCGTTTGCTGGAGCCCCTCTGGGGGGCCTTGGAGCTGCTCATCTTCTTCTCAGTGGTGAATGTGTCTGTAGGGCTGCTGGGGGCCTTGGCCTACCTCCTCACCTACATGGCTTCCTTCAACCTGGTCTACTTGTTCACTGTCCGTATCCACGGCGCCTTGGGCTTCCTAGGTGGTGTCCTGGTGGCACTCAAGCAAACCATGGGGGACTGTGTGGTCCTGCGAGTGCCCCAGGTGCGCGTCAGTGTGATGCCCATGCTGCTGCTGgcgctgctgctcctgctgcggctCGCCACACTGCTCCAGAGCCCAGCACTGGCTTCCTATGGCTTCGGATTGCTCTCCAGTTGGGTGTATCTTCGCTTCTACCAGCGCCACAGCCGGGGCCGAGGGGACATGGCTGACCACTTTGCTTTCGCCACTTTCTTCCCTGAGATCCTGCAGCCTGTGGTGGGGTTGCTGGCGAACTTGGTGCACGGCCTTCTGGTGAAGGTAAAGATATGCCAGAAGACAGTGAAGCGCTACGATGTGGGTGCCCCATCCTCCATCACCATCAGCCTGCCAGGCACAGACCCTCAAGACGCGGAGCGGAGAAG GCAACTGGCCCTGAAGGCACTCAATGAGCGGCTGAAGAGAGTGGAGGACCAGTCCGTCTGGCCCAGCATGGATGATGATGAAGAGGAGTCTGGGGCCAAGGTAGACAGCCCCCTGCCCTCAGACAAAGCTCCTACACCCCCAGGGAAGGGGGCTGCCCCAGAATCCAGTCTAATCACCTTCGAGGCAGCTCCCTCGACGCTGTAA
- the CYB561D2 gene encoding transmembrane reductase CYB561D2 isoform X1, whose product MALSAETESHIYRALRTASGAAAHLVALGFTIFVAVLARPGSSLFSWHPVLMSLAFSFLMTEALLVFSPESSLLRSLSRKGRARCHWVLQLLALLCALLGLGLVILHKEQLGKAHLATRHGQAGLLAVLWAGLQCSGGVGLLYPKLLPRWPLAKLKLYHATSGLVGYLLGSASLLLGMCSLWFTASVTGAAWYLAALCPVLTSLVIMNQVSNAYLYRKRIQP is encoded by the exons GAGCTCTGCGTACTGCTTCTGGAGCTGCCGCCCACCTTGTGGCCCTGGGCTTTACCATCTTTGTGGCTGTGCTTGCCAGGCCTGGCTCCA GCCTGTTCTCCTGGCACCCGGTGCTTATGTCTCTGGCT TTCTCCTTCCTGATGACCGAGGCACTACTGGTGTTTTCTCCTGAGAGTTCGCTGCTGCGCTCCCTCTCACGGAAGGGCCGAGCACGCTGCCACTGGgtgctgcagctgctggccctgcTGTGTGCACTGCTGGGCCTCGGCCTTGTCATCCTCCACAAAGAGCAGCTTGGCAAAGCCCACCTGGCTACGCGGCATGGGCAGGCAGGGCTGCTGGCTGTGCTGTGGGCAGGGCTACAATGCTCAGGTGGGGTGGGGCTGCTGTACCCCAAGCTGCTGCCCCGATGGCCCCTGGCAAAGCTCAAGCTATACCATGCTACTTCTGGGCTGGTGGGCTACCTGCTGGGTAGTGCCAGCCTCTTGCTGGGCATGTGCTCACTCTGGTTCACTGCTTCTGTCACTGGTGCAGCCTGGTACCTGGCTGCACTATGCCCTGTCCTCACCAGCTTGGTCATTATGAACCAGGTGAGCAATGCCTACCTATACCGCAAGAGGATCCAACCATGA
- the CYB561D2 gene encoding transmembrane reductase CYB561D2 isoform X2, translating to MTEALLVFSPESSLLRSLSRKGRARCHWVLQLLALLCALLGLGLVILHKEQLGKAHLATRHGQAGLLAVLWAGLQCSGGVGLLYPKLLPRWPLAKLKLYHATSGLVGYLLGSASLLLGMCSLWFTASVTGAAWYLAALCPVLTSLVIMNQVSNAYLYRKRIQP from the coding sequence ATGACCGAGGCACTACTGGTGTTTTCTCCTGAGAGTTCGCTGCTGCGCTCCCTCTCACGGAAGGGCCGAGCACGCTGCCACTGGgtgctgcagctgctggccctgcTGTGTGCACTGCTGGGCCTCGGCCTTGTCATCCTCCACAAAGAGCAGCTTGGCAAAGCCCACCTGGCTACGCGGCATGGGCAGGCAGGGCTGCTGGCTGTGCTGTGGGCAGGGCTACAATGCTCAGGTGGGGTGGGGCTGCTGTACCCCAAGCTGCTGCCCCGATGGCCCCTGGCAAAGCTCAAGCTATACCATGCTACTTCTGGGCTGGTGGGCTACCTGCTGGGTAGTGCCAGCCTCTTGCTGGGCATGTGCTCACTCTGGTTCACTGCTTCTGTCACTGGTGCAGCCTGGTACCTGGCTGCACTATGCCCTGTCCTCACCAGCTTGGTCATTATGAACCAGGTGAGCAATGCCTACCTATACCGCAAGAGGATCCAACCATGA